In the Desulfuromonas sp. DDH964 genome, ACCAGGGCAATCCTCCTCCACACCGAGGAGGGGATCCGCGCCCGCTTCAAGCAGGCCCTGGAGAGCCGCAAGCACGCCGAAGAGAACGTCGAGAACGGCCGGGAATACGTTGAGGCCTACGTCAACTACGTTCACTATGTCGAAGGTATCGCCCAACTCGTCCATGGCGCCGAGCATCACCCCGCCAGAGACTCGTCGACTTCCCACCAGCACTGAGATTCCAACATCAATCGAGCGGGCACCCCGGCCGGGGTGCCCGCTCGATGCGGTTCTGCAAAAGACGGGCGCCGGAGAGCAAACCTTCGACCGCTATCCAGCGGCAGCGCGGGACTCACCCCCGGGTCGCCTGCTCCAGCTCGGCGATCCGCGCCAGCAGCTCCTTTTCCTTCTGCCAGCGGGCGGTAGCGTCCCGCATCAACGAAGCGATGCCGAGGACCTTCCCTGCATTGTCCTTGAGCATGACGATGGAAAATTCACAGGAGAGCTTGCGGCCGTCGCGGTGCTGGGCGGGGACCGCCAGCAGGTCGGTACCGTAACGGGTTTCGCCACTGGCCATGACCCGATGGTAACCGTCCCAGTGCCGTCCCCGCAAACGCTCGGGGATGATCAGGTCGAGGGACTGCCCCAGCGCCTCGGCGGCGGAGAAGCCAAAGAGGAGTTCGGCGCCGCGGTTCCAGAGGCGGATCTTCCCCTCCCGGTCGGCC is a window encoding:
- a CDS encoding PAS domain S-box protein → MPETLPLTVYQEIIDQAPDAVLLADREGKIRLWNRGAELLFGFSAAEALGQSLDLIIPERLRGRHWDGYHRVMASGETRYGTDLLAVPAQHRDGRKLSCEFSIVMLKDNAGKVLGIASLMRDATARWQKEKELLARIAELEQATRG